One stretch of Nocardia mangyaensis DNA includes these proteins:
- a CDS encoding DUF1707 SHOCT-like domain-containing protein: MGGPESLFVPGATTEGPVADRELRVSDAEREHVGQLLQRAVGLGMLSLGEFTERMDTALGAKTRGELNAVLVDLPGMRVAGTPQPAAMPRPRPTPPGGSTPGLIRSRLSGVNRRGPWQVPPVLHLNNLMSSVTLDFTEAVMQTQIVEIRMDDYCTSLTLLVPAAATVDLNGLDLVGSSANNKVRTGPPIGPLHLVVHGRVRFGSVTAKYPLMVQWRRFLNS, encoded by the coding sequence ATGGGCGGTCCCGAATCCCTCTTCGTACCCGGCGCGACGACCGAAGGTCCGGTCGCCGACCGGGAACTGCGCGTGTCCGACGCCGAACGCGAGCACGTCGGCCAGTTGCTGCAACGCGCCGTCGGCCTCGGCATGCTCTCGCTCGGCGAGTTCACCGAGCGCATGGACACCGCGCTCGGCGCCAAGACTCGCGGCGAACTCAATGCCGTGCTCGTCGACCTGCCCGGAATGCGCGTGGCGGGCACACCCCAACCGGCCGCCATGCCGCGTCCGCGCCCGACGCCGCCCGGCGGATCGACGCCCGGCCTGATCCGCAGTCGCCTGTCCGGGGTGAACCGCCGCGGGCCCTGGCAGGTGCCACCGGTCCTGCACCTCAACAACCTCATGTCCAGTGTCACCCTGGATTTCACCGAGGCGGTCATGCAGACCCAGATCGTCGAGATCCGGATGGACGACTACTGCACCAGCCTCACCTTGCTCGTCCCCGCCGCCGCCACCGTCGACCTCAACGGCCTCGACCTGGTCGGCTCCAGCGCCAACAACAAGGTCCGCACCGGCCCGCCGATCGGCCCGCTGCACCTGGTCGTGCACGGGCGCGTCCGCTTCGGCTCCGTCACCGCGAAGTACCCGCTGATGGTCCAGTGGCGCCGGTTCCTCAACTCCTGA
- a CDS encoding response regulator has translation MPDDVITVMVVDDHPMWREGVSRDLTEAGFAVPATADGVGTATRRAAAVQPDVVLMDMQLTDGNGAAATAEVLRVSPHSRVLVLSASAERDDVLDAIKAGASGYLVKSASASELIEAVRATAAGQPVFTPGLAGLVLGEYRRMATAPVAADQPHRPSLTERETEVLRMVAKGLSAKQIASRLSLSHRTVENHVQATLRKLQLANRVELTRYAIEQGLE, from the coding sequence ATGCCCGATGACGTGATCACGGTGATGGTGGTCGACGACCACCCGATGTGGCGCGAAGGCGTCTCGCGCGATCTCACCGAGGCCGGTTTCGCCGTGCCCGCCACCGCCGACGGGGTCGGCACGGCGACCCGCCGCGCCGCCGCCGTGCAACCCGACGTGGTGCTGATGGACATGCAGCTCACCGACGGCAACGGGGCCGCCGCCACCGCCGAGGTGCTGCGGGTCTCGCCGCACAGCCGGGTGCTCGTGCTGTCGGCCTCGGCCGAACGCGATGATGTGCTCGACGCGATCAAGGCCGGTGCCAGCGGATACCTGGTGAAGAGCGCCTCGGCGAGCGAGCTGATCGAGGCCGTGCGGGCGACCGCGGCCGGTCAGCCGGTGTTCACGCCCGGCCTGGCCGGCCTGGTGCTCGGTGAGTACCGGCGGATGGCCACCGCGCCCGTCGCCGCCGATCAGCCCCATCGGCCCTCGCTGACCGAACGGGAGACCGAGGTGCTGCGGATGGTCGCCAAGGGGCTCTCGGCCAAGCAGATCGCGTCGCGGCTGAGTCTGTCGCATCGCACGGTGGAGAACCATGTGCAGGCCACGCTGCGCAAACTGCAGCTGGCCAATCGGGTGGAGCTCACCCGCTACGCGATAGAACAGGGTCTGGAATAG
- the macS gene encoding MacS family sensor histidine kinase, which yields MRTHTAELSSADAATAPLWRAAQAFRLVTLLYAIGQQIASVSYYEHPRLSWMLIALMVIWSGSSALLLSQWYFPEATGRIRGWVVFGDQVVTVALIASTRLVADYDWYHGHQTLPTTLWIANSVISMAILRGPVAGVLAGLGMSAVVVTVREQWGQDVWGDATAPVLVSVGLALGLAANTARRAQGQLERALRITAAAQERERLAREVHDGVLQVLAYIKRRGDEIGGSAAELAQRAGEQEVALRVLLSEQGERPDSGAAEVDLRPLLTTLATPKVSVATPGEPVLIGRGAAHEIAAAVVTALSNVELHAGAGAKAYVLLEDTGDMLVVSVRDDGAGIPAGRLAAAEAEGRMGVSRSIVGRIGALGGVAELLTEGANFGTEWEFRIPRHPAR from the coding sequence ATGCGGACCCACACAGCTGAGCTGAGTTCGGCCGACGCGGCGACCGCGCCCCTGTGGCGGGCTGCCCAGGCGTTTCGGCTGGTCACGCTGCTGTACGCGATCGGCCAGCAGATCGCGTCGGTGTCGTACTACGAGCATCCGCGACTGAGCTGGATGCTGATCGCGCTGATGGTGATCTGGTCGGGCAGTTCGGCGCTGCTGCTCTCGCAGTGGTACTTCCCCGAGGCCACCGGGCGGATTCGCGGCTGGGTGGTGTTCGGTGATCAGGTGGTGACCGTCGCGCTGATTGCCTCGACCCGCCTGGTCGCCGATTACGACTGGTACCACGGACATCAGACCCTGCCGACGACGCTGTGGATCGCGAATTCGGTGATCTCGATGGCCATCCTGCGCGGTCCGGTCGCCGGGGTCCTCGCCGGGCTCGGCATGTCGGCGGTGGTGGTGACGGTGCGTGAGCAGTGGGGACAGGACGTGTGGGGCGATGCCACCGCACCGGTACTCGTCTCGGTCGGATTGGCTCTCGGTTTGGCCGCCAATACCGCGCGACGGGCCCAGGGCCAGCTCGAACGCGCCCTGCGCATCACCGCGGCCGCGCAGGAACGCGAGCGGCTCGCGCGCGAGGTGCACGACGGCGTGCTGCAGGTCTTGGCCTACATCAAACGCCGTGGTGACGAGATCGGCGGTTCAGCGGCCGAACTCGCGCAGCGGGCAGGCGAGCAGGAGGTGGCGCTGCGGGTACTGCTGTCCGAGCAGGGCGAGCGACCGGATTCCGGTGCCGCCGAGGTGGATCTGCGGCCCTTGCTGACCACCCTGGCCACACCGAAGGTGTCGGTGGCGACCCCCGGTGAGCCGGTGCTCATCGGGCGTGGCGCCGCGCACGAGATCGCCGCCGCGGTGGTGACCGCGCTGTCGAATGTCGAGTTGCACGCCGGGGCGGGCGCGAAAGCCTATGTGCTGCTGGAGGACACCGGTGACATGCTGGTGGTGAGCGTGCGCGACGACGGCGCCGGGATTCCGGCCGGTCGTCTCGCCGCGGCGGAAGCCGAAGGGCGGATGGGGGTTTCGCGCTCCATCGTCGGGCGGATCGGCGCGCTGGGCGGGGTCGCGGAACTGCTCACCGAGGGCGCGAACTTCGGCACCGAATGGGAATTCCGGATCCCGCGCCACCCGGCGCGCTGA
- a CDS encoding AI-2E family transporter yields the protein MTDQKVDSGPASAPWRSDAEAVHPLVRKAAAWSWRLLIIFAAVLAVGMLVQKFDTVVIPLAIALLAAALLAPLVDWLQRVGIPRGLGVFVALVGSIGLLAGIMTFVVEQFIAGVPALSSEITDSVHKVQDWLINGPAHLSDEQIRNAGDTIVRTIQDNQDSLTSGALTTATAIGHIVAGAFLILFILIFFLYGGEQIWNFVTRVIPTAHREKVRTAGELGFGTLVGFVRATVVVAGVDAIGIGAGLAILHVPLALPLASLVFISAFIPIIGAFFAGFVAVFIALVTKGLVTALIVLGIIIAVMQLEGHVLQPLLLGRAVSIHPLAVVLAITAGLVVGGIAGALLAVPLIAVCNTAIRYLLAESPEEVYSDLAGGEDRRLFAAEPDKPEAGRFDIGRVLRKEEHRIEPEPGDADPHS from the coding sequence GTGACCGACCAGAAGGTAGATTCCGGCCCCGCGTCCGCGCCGTGGCGTTCGGACGCCGAGGCCGTGCATCCCCTGGTCCGTAAAGCCGCCGCGTGGAGTTGGCGACTGCTGATCATCTTCGCCGCCGTGCTCGCGGTGGGGATGCTGGTGCAGAAGTTCGACACCGTGGTCATCCCGCTGGCGATCGCGCTGCTCGCGGCCGCGCTGCTCGCCCCACTGGTCGACTGGCTGCAGCGGGTGGGGATTCCGCGCGGTCTCGGCGTGTTCGTCGCGTTGGTCGGCTCGATCGGGCTGCTCGCCGGGATCATGACCTTCGTCGTCGAACAGTTCATCGCCGGCGTGCCCGCGCTGTCCAGCGAGATCACCGACAGCGTGCACAAGGTCCAGGACTGGCTGATCAACGGCCCGGCGCACCTGAGCGACGAGCAGATCCGCAACGCGGGCGACACCATCGTGCGCACCATTCAGGACAACCAGGACAGCCTCACCAGTGGCGCGCTGACCACGGCGACCGCCATCGGTCACATCGTGGCGGGCGCGTTCCTGATCCTGTTCATCCTGATCTTCTTCCTCTACGGCGGCGAGCAGATCTGGAACTTCGTCACCAGGGTGATCCCCACCGCGCATCGGGAGAAGGTCCGCACCGCCGGTGAACTGGGGTTCGGGACGCTGGTCGGGTTCGTGCGCGCCACCGTCGTGGTGGCGGGGGTCGACGCGATCGGGATCGGCGCCGGACTGGCGATTCTGCACGTCCCGTTGGCGTTGCCGCTGGCCTCGCTGGTGTTCATCAGCGCGTTCATCCCGATCATCGGCGCGTTCTTCGCCGGGTTCGTCGCGGTCTTCATCGCCTTGGTCACCAAGGGGCTGGTGACCGCGCTGATCGTGCTCGGCATCATCATCGCGGTGATGCAGCTGGAAGGCCATGTGCTGCAGCCGTTGCTGCTCGGCCGGGCCGTGAGCATCCATCCGCTGGCCGTGGTGCTGGCGATCACCGCGGGCCTGGTCGTCGGCGGGATCGCGGGCGCGCTGCTCGCGGTGCCGCTGATCGCGGTGTGCAACACCGCGATCCGGTATCTGCTCGCCGAGAGCCCGGAGGAGGTCTACAGCGATCTCGCCGGTGGCGAGGACCGAAGACTCTTCGCCGCGGAGCCGGACAAACCCGAGGCGGGCCGGTTCGACATCGGGCGCGTGCTGCGCAAGGAAGAACACAGGATCGAGCCGGAGCCCGGCGATGCGGACCCACACAGCTGA
- a CDS encoding adenylate/guanylate cyclase domain-containing protein produces the protein MRTRWPLYLTSILLANAFGAVLVWTFIQYGLPVPEGDPDGVRQIGLLAPLLVFGVAAVLSIFAATLMLRPVMRWQMRGGPPSRQEQMAALHVPLRQSIVHLVLWIIGGAVLAALIIAESPELAGAVIVTECMAATIVFGFTYMLGERILRPVAAEALTAGTFDHTLTPGVGTRMAMTWGMGTFAPTIAIVLLCVTQISSDVKFSAESLAISILLLCGVVILQALALSMLTGSSISDPVRQLSQAINRVQAGARDVQVEVYDGSEIGLLQVGFNRMMEEAAKRRQLQELFGQHVGEDVAQRALDYGTELGGETRFVAVLFVDMVGSTAAAAERPPTEVVSLLNEFFRVVVDVIDRHHGFVNKFVGDAALAIFGAPLDRPDAPSAALAAARDLRAALREVTSLDVGIGVSAGLAVAGNIGAANRFEYTVIGDPVNEASRLTELAKDQPGRVLASGSALYFADESEQVHWETGDEVQLRGRRRKTRLAWPKSATAAPGEELGEQLRSLG, from the coding sequence ATGCGAACGCGCTGGCCGCTGTATCTGACCTCGATACTGCTGGCCAACGCCTTCGGCGCGGTGCTGGTGTGGACGTTCATCCAATACGGCCTGCCGGTGCCCGAAGGCGACCCCGACGGGGTGCGCCAGATCGGGCTGCTCGCGCCGCTGCTGGTCTTCGGCGTGGCCGCGGTACTCAGTATCTTCGCCGCCACGCTGATGTTGCGCCCGGTGATGCGCTGGCAGATGCGCGGCGGGCCGCCGAGCAGGCAGGAACAGATGGCGGCGCTGCACGTGCCGCTGCGCCAGTCCATCGTGCACCTGGTGTTGTGGATCATCGGCGGCGCCGTGCTGGCCGCGCTGATCATCGCCGAATCGCCCGAGCTGGCCGGCGCGGTCATCGTCACCGAGTGCATGGCCGCGACCATCGTGTTCGGCTTCACCTACATGCTCGGCGAACGCATTCTGCGCCCGGTCGCCGCCGAGGCGCTGACCGCGGGCACCTTCGACCACACCCTCACTCCCGGCGTCGGCACCAGAATGGCGATGACCTGGGGCATGGGCACCTTCGCGCCGACCATCGCGATCGTGCTGCTGTGCGTCACCCAGATCTCCTCCGACGTGAAGTTCTCGGCCGAATCGCTGGCCATCTCGATCCTGCTGCTGTGTGGCGTGGTGATCCTGCAGGCGCTGGCGCTGTCGATGCTCACCGGTTCCTCCATCTCCGACCCGGTGCGTCAGCTGTCCCAGGCCATCAACCGGGTCCAGGCCGGCGCGCGCGATGTGCAGGTCGAGGTCTATGACGGCAGTGAGATCGGGCTGCTGCAGGTGGGCTTCAACCGGATGATGGAAGAGGCGGCCAAGCGGCGGCAACTGCAGGAACTGTTCGGCCAGCACGTCGGTGAGGACGTGGCCCAGCGCGCGCTGGACTACGGCACCGAACTCGGTGGTGAGACCCGGTTCGTGGCGGTGTTGTTCGTCGACATGGTCGGCTCGACCGCCGCGGCCGCCGAACGTCCGCCGACCGAGGTCGTCAGCCTGCTCAACGAGTTCTTCCGGGTGGTGGTCGACGTGATCGACCGCCACCACGGTTTCGTCAACAAGTTCGTCGGCGATGCCGCGCTGGCCATCTTCGGCGCGCCCTTGGACCGCCCCGACGCGCCGAGCGCCGCCCTGGCCGCGGCCCGCGATCTGCGGGCCGCGCTGCGCGAGGTGACCAGCCTCGATGTCGGCATCGGCGTGTCGGCGGGCCTGGCCGTCGCCGGAAACATCGGCGCCGCGAACCGATTCGAATACACCGTGATCGGCGACCCCGTCAACGAGGCGTCCCGGCTCACCGAACTGGCCAAAGATCAACCCGGCCGCGTCCTCGCTTCGGGCAGCGCGCTGTACTTCGCCGACGAAAGCGAGCAAGTCCATTGGGAGACCGGCGACGAGGTCCAGCTGCGTGGCAGACGCAGGAAAACCCGGCTGGCCTGGCCGAAGTCGGCAACCGCCGCGCCCGGCGAGGAGCTGGGAGAACAGTTGCGTTCGTTAGGCTGA
- a CDS encoding lysylphosphatidylglycerol synthase transmembrane domain-containing protein, with protein sequence MTADGDLAGEHAPAERRRRFWWVKWVLGTVLLALLIGEGIYLWPRLHESWRTLTEIHWGWLVLCIVAQAVSMSGFGLVQKQLLHAGGVDVSQGKSVSVVYGATAMSLTLPAGQVFSTAFTYRQTRRWGASPIVASWQLVFSGVVAAAGLALLGIAGAALVGRGIGVKLIATVVLLAAVLIAGNYLARHPGAMEAILRRVLALVNRLRKKSAEHGIAKLAEIRAQLESVELGKRDGALVGVWAVTHRFADVACLGAACYAIGADPKLSGLLIAFAAGKAVGSIPFAPGGIVYVDATLIYGLTAAAGLPAAQAVAAAFIYRLVSFILVAIVGWIVIAFLFRTPQADDEEYEQEFKQQRRI encoded by the coding sequence GTGACGGCCGACGGCGACCTAGCAGGCGAGCATGCCCCGGCTGAGCGCCGCCGCCGGTTCTGGTGGGTGAAATGGGTGCTCGGCACGGTACTGCTCGCCCTGTTGATCGGCGAGGGCATCTACCTGTGGCCACGCCTGCACGAATCCTGGCGCACGCTCACCGAGATCCACTGGGGCTGGCTGGTGCTGTGCATTGTCGCGCAGGCGGTCTCGATGAGCGGGTTCGGCCTGGTGCAGAAGCAGCTGCTGCACGCGGGTGGGGTGGATGTCAGCCAGGGCAAATCGGTGTCGGTGGTCTACGGCGCGACGGCCATGTCGCTGACGCTGCCCGCCGGTCAGGTCTTCTCCACCGCCTTCACCTACCGCCAGACCCGGCGCTGGGGCGCGAGTCCGATCGTGGCGTCCTGGCAACTGGTCTTCTCCGGCGTGGTCGCCGCCGCCGGGCTGGCGCTGCTCGGCATCGCCGGTGCCGCGCTGGTCGGCAGGGGGATCGGGGTCAAACTCATCGCCACGGTGGTGCTGCTGGCCGCGGTGCTGATCGCGGGCAACTACCTCGCCCGGCATCCGGGGGCCATGGAGGCGATCCTGCGGCGGGTGCTCGCGCTGGTCAACCGGCTGCGCAAGAAGTCGGCCGAGCACGGCATCGCCAAGCTCGCCGAGATCAGGGCTCAGCTGGAATCGGTCGAACTGGGCAAGCGCGACGGCGCGCTGGTCGGCGTCTGGGCGGTGACGCACCGCTTCGCCGACGTGGCCTGTCTGGGCGCCGCCTGCTACGCCATCGGTGCCGACCCCAAGCTGTCCGGCCTGCTCATCGCCTTCGCGGCGGGCAAGGCGGTGGGGTCGATTCCGTTCGCGCCGGGCGGCATCGTCTACGTGGACGCCACCCTGATCTACGGCCTCACCGCGGCCGCCGGGCTGCCCGCCGCACAGGCGGTCGCCGCCGCGTTCATCTATCGGCTGGTCAGCTTCATCCTGGTCGCCATCGTCGGCTGGATCGTCATCGCGTTCCTGTTCCGCACGCCCCAGGCCGACGACGAAGAATACGAACAAGAGTTCAAGCAGCAGCGGCGGATCTGA
- a CDS encoding DUF3054 domain-containing protein has protein sequence MRFAPLAVDALLVIVFCAIGRRSHDEAVLAGLVQTVWPFAIGLLIGWALAMAVARNTRFDATALWPSGILIWLGTLAGGMALRAVSGQGVAVSFVIVAAGVLALFLLGWRAAAGALRS, from the coding sequence GTGAGATTCGCGCCGCTCGCTGTCGATGCTCTGTTGGTGATCGTTTTCTGCGCGATCGGCAGGCGTAGTCACGATGAAGCGGTGCTGGCCGGGCTGGTGCAGACCGTGTGGCCCTTCGCGATCGGGTTGCTCATCGGCTGGGCGCTTGCCATGGCCGTCGCCCGCAACACCCGCTTCGACGCGACGGCACTGTGGCCGAGCGGAATCCTGATCTGGCTCGGCACCCTCGCCGGTGGTATGGCTCTGCGCGCGGTCAGTGGCCAGGGTGTCGCGGTGAGCTTCGTGATCGTCGCGGCCGGTGTGCTCGCGCTGTTCCTGCTCGGCTGGCGGGCCGCGGCCGGGGCACTGCGCAGCTGA
- a CDS encoding NTF2-like N-terminal transpeptidase domain-containing protein — MQRFTDLLDDQDHAKAADLTSYPAAASATIKQMFEGLESGTVDYEPTQVIDLDPQSAIFSLDVAWNFGENKDWSYTLQGTVRKLAIGWRISWDPAVVMPQLKDNRTVKLVRTTAKPPPKIIDLAGDPLMTEQTINVIKIDPARTGDLVATTNALAAAIEPVAPLITGPSLMQQLAAAEGKPVVAVNLRDGDFAILEPRMAKVPGVVMEKEPRLISADRRTWSPMLDALREVWKDNLAASAGWGVQIFEADGRFVDQIAGYQGPAGPDIAATMDQRLQRAAEDAVVSAGTPASVVAIQPSTGAVVAVAQNTYATQKGPIAFTGLYPAGGTMELFRTVAAAIANKPPQEISEQEAAEAATALGVGVDFKVPGLDEVTGRISAPGRNTEQVRQGAGADAVLASPFGMAIAAAAISRGSVVAPMIETGKPSASETPIPELPQAAVDRLRGLMHEGIGKPETAALRGFRDITAFAATGGADGWLLATMGDLVFAVHIADVDSRDATSRLAAVMLKSLATPEP, encoded by the coding sequence GTGCAGCGATTCACCGATCTGCTCGATGATCAGGACCACGCCAAAGCGGCGGACCTGACCTCCTATCCCGCCGCCGCTTCGGCAACCATCAAGCAAATGTTCGAAGGGCTGGAGTCCGGCACGGTCGACTACGAGCCGACCCAGGTCATCGACCTCGATCCGCAGTCGGCGATCTTCAGCCTGGACGTCGCCTGGAACTTCGGCGAGAACAAGGACTGGAGCTACACACTGCAGGGCACCGTCCGCAAGCTCGCCATCGGCTGGCGGATCTCCTGGGACCCCGCCGTGGTGATGCCGCAGCTGAAGGACAACCGCACCGTCAAGCTCGTGCGCACCACCGCCAAGCCGCCGCCCAAGATCATCGACCTGGCCGGTGACCCGCTGATGACCGAGCAGACCATCAATGTCATCAAGATCGATCCCGCCCGCACCGGCGACCTGGTGGCCACGACGAACGCGCTGGCCGCCGCCATCGAGCCGGTCGCGCCGCTGATCACCGGCCCCTCACTGATGCAGCAGTTGGCCGCGGCGGAAGGCAAGCCGGTGGTTGCGGTGAACCTTCGCGACGGTGATTTCGCGATCCTGGAACCGCGGATGGCCAAGGTGCCCGGCGTGGTGATGGAGAAGGAGCCGCGGCTGATCTCGGCCGACCGGCGCACCTGGTCGCCCATGCTCGACGCGCTGCGCGAGGTCTGGAAGGACAACCTGGCGGCCAGCGCGGGCTGGGGCGTGCAGATCTTCGAAGCCGACGGTCGGTTCGTCGACCAGATCGCCGGATACCAGGGTCCGGCCGGACCCGACATCGCCGCCACCATGGACCAGCGCCTGCAGCGCGCCGCCGAGGACGCGGTGGTCAGCGCGGGCACTCCGGCCTCGGTCGTGGCGATCCAGCCGTCGACCGGCGCGGTCGTCGCGGTCGCGCAGAACACCTACGCCACCCAGAAGGGCCCGATCGCGTTCACCGGCCTGTACCCGGCGGGCGGCACCATGGAGTTGTTCCGCACGGTCGCCGCCGCGATCGCGAACAAGCCGCCGCAGGAGATCTCGGAGCAGGAAGCCGCCGAGGCGGCGACCGCGCTCGGGGTCGGCGTCGACTTCAAGGTGCCCGGCCTCGACGAGGTGACCGGCCGGATCAGCGCACCCGGCCGCAATACCGAGCAGGTGCGCCAGGGCGCCGGGGCCGACGCGGTGCTGGCCAGTCCCTTCGGGATGGCGATCGCCGCGGCGGCGATCTCGCGCGGGTCGGTGGTGGCGCCGATGATCGAAACGGGCAAGCCGAGCGCCAGCGAGACCCCGATCCCCGAACTGCCGCAGGCAGCGGTCGACCGGCTGCGCGGCCTCATGCACGAGGGCATCGGCAAGCCGGAGACCGCCGCGCTGCGCGGGTTCCGCGACATCACCGCCTTCGCGGCCACCGGCGGCGCCGACGGCTGGCTGCTCGCCACCATGGGCGACCTGGTCTTCGCGGTCCATATCGCCGACGTCGACAGCCGTGACGCCACCTCGCGCCTGGCGGCCGTCATGCTGAAATCGCTGGCCACGCCAGAACCATAG
- the aroQ gene encoding type II 3-dehydroquinate dehydratase, with protein MADPVQVTGPILVLNGPNLNMLGTRQPEIYGADTLDDVVALCERTAKRFGREVVAFQSNHEGALIDRIHEARGTASAIVINPGGLTHTSVALRDALVIPEVPIVEVHISNVHAREEFRHHSFVSPIAAAVIAGLGVQGYAAAVEYCCASPNVQAGIGR; from the coding sequence ATGGCAGATCCCGTGCAGGTCACCGGTCCGATTCTCGTGCTCAACGGACCGAATCTGAACATGCTCGGCACCCGCCAGCCCGAGATCTACGGTGCCGACACCCTCGATGACGTGGTGGCGCTGTGCGAGCGGACCGCGAAGCGGTTCGGCCGCGAGGTCGTGGCCTTCCAGTCCAATCACGAAGGCGCGCTGATCGATCGGATCCACGAGGCCAGGGGCACGGCGTCGGCGATCGTGATCAATCCGGGCGGGCTCACCCACACCTCGGTCGCGTTGCGGGACGCGCTGGTGATTCCTGAGGTGCCGATCGTCGAGGTGCACATCAGCAATGTGCACGCGCGCGAGGAATTCCGGCACCACTCCTTCGTCTCCCCGATCGCGGCGGCGGTCATCGCGGGCCTGGGCGTCCAGGGTTACGCAGCGGCCGTCGAGTACTGCTGCGCCTCCCCGAATGTTCAGGCCGGAATCGGGCGGTGA
- a CDS encoding nitroreductase family deazaflavin-dependent oxidoreductase encodes MDNATRYLVPTGIEPIMNKILNLVPKVGISVAGGRLLAVRGRQSGQWRTTLVNVMTAADGQRYLVAPRGHTQWVRNLRAAGAGELRLGRKTETFTATEVADADKVPLLRLYLEKWGWEVGKFFDGVTKDATDDELAAIAPGFPVFRLA; translated from the coding sequence ATGGACAACGCCACCCGCTACCTCGTCCCCACCGGCATCGAGCCGATCATGAACAAGATCCTCAATCTGGTGCCGAAGGTGGGTATCAGCGTGGCCGGTGGCCGCCTGCTCGCCGTGCGCGGTCGTCAGAGCGGGCAGTGGCGTACCACCCTGGTCAACGTGATGACCGCCGCCGACGGCCAGCGCTATCTGGTCGCGCCTCGCGGGCACACCCAGTGGGTGCGTAATCTGCGCGCGGCGGGTGCGGGCGAACTGCGCCTCGGCCGCAAGACCGAGACGTTCACCGCCACCGAGGTCGCCGACGCCGACAAGGTGCCGCTGCTGCGCCTCTACCTGGAGAAGTGGGGCTGGGAGGTCGGCAAGTTCTTCGACGGCGTCACCAAGGACGCCACCGATGACGAACTCGCCGCCATCGCACCGGGATTCCCGGTCTTCCGCCTCGCCTGA
- a CDS encoding ABC transporter ATP-binding protein, translated as MASRNNIVLDVERLRMRYDETDVLHDVTFQARRGEVLVMLGPNGAGKTTTIEILEGFRRRSAGRVDVLGTDPEHGDEQWRARVGVVLQSWRDHAKWRVRELITHLGAFYAPYATPGVPRPWDADELIELVGLTEHTGAKIATLSGGQRRRLDVAIGIVGRPELLFMDEPTAGFDPAARRDFHDLVHRLADLEDTTVLLTTHDLDEAEKLADRILILAGGRIIADGSPDELSRSVAGEAQVSWTADDQRFVHTTTESTKFVHELFRQHGDGIGDLEVRRASLEDTYMTLVRRAESGADDLAVHSLTEVTR; from the coding sequence ATGGCTTCGAGGAACAACATCGTTCTCGACGTCGAGCGATTGCGGATGCGGTACGACGAGACCGATGTCCTGCACGACGTGACATTTCAAGCGCGACGCGGGGAGGTACTCGTCATGCTCGGGCCCAACGGCGCGGGCAAGACCACCACGATCGAGATCCTCGAGGGGTTCCGCAGGAGGTCGGCCGGTCGGGTCGACGTGCTGGGGACCGATCCCGAACACGGTGACGAGCAGTGGCGCGCCCGCGTCGGCGTGGTGCTGCAATCCTGGCGTGACCACGCCAAATGGCGGGTGCGCGAACTGATCACCCATCTCGGCGCGTTCTACGCGCCCTACGCCACACCCGGCGTGCCACGGCCGTGGGACGCCGACGAACTGATCGAGCTGGTCGGGCTCACCGAGCACACGGGTGCCAAGATCGCCACGCTCTCCGGTGGCCAGCGGCGCAGGCTCGATGTGGCGATCGGCATCGTCGGCAGGCCGGAGTTGCTGTTCATGGACGAGCCGACCGCGGGCTTCGATCCGGCCGCCCGGCGCGACTTCCACGATCTGGTGCACCGCCTGGCCGATCTGGAGGACACCACCGTCCTGCTCACCACGCACGATCTGGACGAGGCCGAGAAACTCGCCGACCGGATCCTGATCCTGGCCGGCGGCCGGATCATCGCCGACGGCTCCCCCGACGAACTGTCCCGCTCCGTCGCGGGCGAAGCCCAGGTCAGCTGGACCGCCGACGATCAGCGGTTCGTGCACACCACCACCGAGTCGACCAAGTTCGTGCACGAGCTGTTCCGACAGCACGGCGACGGGATCGGCGATCTCGAGGTGCGCCGCGCCTCGCTCGAGGACACCTACATG